In Nocardioides faecalis, the following proteins share a genomic window:
- a CDS encoding solute symporter family protein yields the protein MNDQVLTAALFLAVVALTLFVTIRASRNTSGTNDFYAGGRSFSGFQNGLAIGGDYMSAASFLGISGAIALSGYDGFLYSIGFLVAWLVALLLVAEMLRNSGRFTMADQLAYRMRQREVRTAAATSTVVVSIFYLLAQMVGAGSLVALLLDVDKENTLAISAVIAAVGALMILYVTVGGMKGTTWVQIVKAVLLMLGSALIVVLVLAKFDFNLSELLGAAASTSGKEGFLEPGLKYGIDATSKIDFLSLGIALVLGTAGLPHILVRFYTVPTSRDARKSVLWAIGLIGVFYLFTLVLGFGAAALLNTGPDSEVAASGGNLASPLLAEAVGGGAGSTGGAILLALISAVAFATILAVVAGLTLTSSTSVAHDIYNSVIRKGKATEAEEIRVTRYAAAGLGIIAILLAIPARNLNIAFLVALAFAVAASANLPAIVYNMFWRRFNTRGATWSIYGGLISCIGLVIFSPVVSGKGVDDNGKSLSLLPADIDFSWFPLENPGLISIPLGFFFGWLGTVTSKEPEAEERFTELEVRALTGAGAEQAVQH from the coding sequence ATGAACGACCAGGTGCTCACCGCCGCCCTCTTCCTCGCCGTCGTCGCGCTGACGCTGTTCGTCACCATCCGCGCCAGCCGCAACACGAGCGGGACCAACGACTTCTACGCCGGCGGCCGCTCGTTCTCCGGCTTCCAGAACGGCCTGGCCATCGGCGGCGACTACATGTCGGCCGCCTCGTTCCTCGGCATCTCCGGGGCCATCGCGCTGTCCGGGTACGACGGCTTCCTGTACTCGATCGGCTTCCTGGTCGCCTGGCTGGTCGCGCTGCTCCTCGTCGCCGAGATGCTGCGCAACTCCGGTCGGTTCACCATGGCCGACCAGCTCGCCTACCGGATGCGGCAGCGCGAGGTGCGCACCGCCGCGGCCACCTCGACCGTGGTCGTCTCGATCTTCTACCTGCTGGCGCAGATGGTCGGCGCGGGCAGCCTGGTGGCCCTGCTGCTGGACGTCGACAAGGAGAACACCCTGGCGATCTCGGCGGTCATCGCCGCCGTCGGTGCGCTGATGATCCTCTACGTCACCGTCGGTGGCATGAAGGGCACCACCTGGGTGCAGATCGTCAAGGCCGTGCTGCTCATGCTCGGCTCCGCGCTCATCGTGGTGCTGGTGCTGGCGAAGTTCGACTTCAACCTCTCCGAGCTGCTCGGTGCCGCGGCGTCCACCTCGGGCAAGGAGGGCTTCTTGGAGCCCGGCCTGAAGTACGGCATCGACGCCACCAGCAAGATCGACTTCCTCAGCCTCGGCATCGCGCTGGTGCTGGGCACCGCCGGCCTGCCGCACATCCTGGTCCGCTTCTACACGGTGCCCACCTCGCGTGATGCCCGGAAGTCGGTGCTGTGGGCGATCGGCCTGATCGGCGTCTTCTACCTGTTCACCCTGGTCCTCGGCTTCGGTGCCGCGGCGCTGCTGAACACCGGCCCGGACAGCGAGGTCGCCGCCAGCGGCGGCAACCTGGCCTCGCCGCTGCTGGCCGAGGCGGTCGGCGGTGGTGCCGGCTCCACCGGCGGCGCGATCCTGCTGGCGCTGATCTCGGCGGTCGCGTTCGCGACCATCCTCGCCGTGGTCGCCGGGCTGACGCTGACGTCCTCGACGTCGGTGGCGCACGACATCTACAACTCGGTGATCCGCAAGGGCAAGGCCACCGAGGCCGAGGAGATCCGGGTGACCCGCTACGCCGCGGCCGGCCTGGGCATCATCGCGATCCTGCTGGCCATCCCGGCCCGCAACCTCAACATCGCGTTCCTGGTCGCCCTGGCCTTCGCGGTCGCGGCGTCCGCCAACCTGCCGGCGATCGTCTACAACATGTTCTGGCGCCGGTTCAACACCCGCGGTGCGACGTGGAGCATCTACGGCGGCCTGATCTCCTGCATCGGCCTGGTGATCTTCTCCCCCGTCGTCTCCGGCAAGGGCGTCGACGACAACGGCAAGAGCCTTTCGCTGCTGCCGGCCGACATCGACTTCTCCTGGTTCCCGCTGGAGAACCCCGGTCTCATCTCGATCCCGCTGGGCTTCTTCTTCGGCTGGCTCGGGACCGTGACGTCGAAGGAGCCGGAGGCAGAGGAGAGGTTCACCGAGCTGGAGGTCCGGGCCCTCACGGGTGCCGGAGCCGAGCAGGCCGTCCAGCACTAA
- a CDS encoding DUF485 domain-containing protein, producing the protein MSADVPSTPPAEDRVPGEVPDEGHAPTVAARHDPVYDELHASPEFAELRRRQRTFIIPATVAFLVWYLLYVVMSNWAGDFMGTKVVGNLNVALIFGLLQFVTTFALAWVYSRYSTSRLDPLARQLDERFIALAGKSSTGRKDH; encoded by the coding sequence GTGTCAGCCGACGTCCCGAGCACACCGCCCGCCGAGGACCGCGTCCCCGGCGAGGTCCCCGACGAGGGCCACGCCCCCACCGTGGCCGCACGCCACGACCCCGTCTACGACGAGCTGCACGCCTCCCCGGAGTTCGCCGAGCTCCGCCGGCGCCAGCGCACCTTCATCATCCCCGCCACCGTCGCGTTCCTCGTCTGGTACCTGCTCTACGTCGTCATGTCGAACTGGGCCGGCGACTTCATGGGCACCAAGGTCGTCGGCAACCTCAACGTCGCGCTGATCTTCGGCCTGCTGCAGTTCGTGACCACGTTCGCCCTGGCCTGGGTCTACAGCCGCTACTCGACCAGCCGGCTCGACCCGCTCGCCCGCCAGCTCGACGAGCGCTTCATCGCGCTCGCCGGCAAGTCGTCCACCGGACGGAAGGACCACTGA
- a CDS encoding pyridoxal phosphate-dependent decarboxylase family protein, with product MPKPPLHHLFHPDHAAHYASVLGQGMEHLLTHLAGVRGPATGASPADAAARVAAVDLEQPLAGTDAVLAEMSQLWLDDAVWFHEPSYAAHLNCPVVVPALLAELFVASVNSSLDTFDQSVGGTFIERRLVEWTAQRIGFGEGADGVFTSGGSQSNLQGLLLARDRNAQVPAERLRILASAESHFSVQKSARLLGLGEESVISVPTDARHRMDPAALEASLAACAAVGLRPMAIVATAGTTDFGAIDPLPAIADLARVYDAWLHVDAAYGGGLLVSPTRRHLLAGIDRADSVTVDFHKTFFQPVSSSAIIVRDAATLAPATWHADYLNPRGTAMPNQVDKSLQTTRRFDALKLWLTLRTMGPELLGEYVDAVIDLAAETYAAAHDTCDLQFAAAPELSTLVFRYVPCGVELDEPALAALNTAIRTALYESGKAMVAATTVDGVAHLKLTLLNPMATLGDIVGVLDLVRETGEALVRRSPHAVPTHRNADLTGSVA from the coding sequence GTGCCCAAGCCACCGTTGCACCACCTCTTCCACCCCGACCACGCCGCGCACTACGCCTCTGTGCTCGGCCAGGGGATGGAGCACCTGCTCACCCATCTGGCCGGCGTGCGCGGCCCGGCCACCGGCGCCAGCCCCGCCGACGCCGCGGCGCGGGTCGCGGCGGTCGACCTCGAGCAGCCGCTGGCCGGCACCGACGCGGTGCTGGCGGAGATGTCGCAGCTGTGGCTCGACGACGCGGTGTGGTTCCACGAGCCGTCGTACGCCGCGCACCTCAACTGCCCCGTCGTGGTGCCGGCCCTGCTCGCCGAGCTCTTCGTGGCGTCGGTGAACAGCTCGCTGGACACCTTCGACCAGAGCGTCGGCGGCACCTTCATCGAGCGCCGGCTGGTGGAGTGGACCGCGCAGCGCATCGGCTTCGGCGAGGGCGCCGACGGCGTCTTCACCTCAGGCGGCAGCCAGTCCAACCTGCAGGGCCTGCTGCTGGCCCGCGACCGGAACGCGCAGGTGCCGGCGGAGCGGCTGCGGATCCTCGCCTCCGCCGAGAGCCACTTCTCGGTGCAGAAGTCCGCGCGGCTGCTCGGCCTGGGGGAGGAGTCGGTGATCAGCGTGCCGACCGATGCCCGGCACCGGATGGACCCGGCCGCGCTCGAGGCCTCGCTGGCCGCGTGCGCCGCGGTGGGGTTGCGACCGATGGCGATCGTGGCCACCGCCGGCACCACCGACTTCGGCGCGATCGACCCGCTGCCCGCGATCGCCGACCTCGCCCGGGTCTACGACGCCTGGTTGCACGTGGACGCCGCGTACGGCGGCGGCCTGCTCGTCTCTCCGACCCGGCGCCACCTGCTGGCCGGCATCGACCGGGCCGACTCGGTGACCGTCGACTTCCACAAGACCTTCTTCCAGCCGGTCTCCTCCAGCGCGATCATCGTGCGCGACGCGGCGACGCTGGCGCCGGCGACCTGGCACGCCGACTACCTCAACCCGCGCGGCACCGCGATGCCGAACCAGGTGGACAAGAGCCTGCAGACCACCCGCCGCTTCGACGCGCTCAAGCTGTGGCTGACGCTGCGCACGATGGGCCCCGAGCTGCTCGGTGAGTACGTCGACGCGGTGATCGACCTCGCCGCCGAGACCTACGCCGCCGCGCACGACACCTGTGACCTGCAGTTCGCGGCCGCACCCGAGCTCTCCACGCTGGTGTTCCGCTACGTGCCCTGCGGCGTGGAGCTGGACGAGCCTGCGCTCGCCGCGCTGAACACCGCGATCCGCACCGCGCTCTACGAGTCCGGCAAGGCGATGGTCGCCGCCACCACGGTCGACGGCGTCGCGCACCTCAAGCTCACCTTGCTCAACCCGATGGCGACGCTCGGCGACATCGTCGGTGTGCTCGACCTGGTCCGCGAGACCGGTGAGGCGCTGGTGAGGCGCAGCCCGCACGCCGTACCGACGCACCGCAACGCCGACCTCACCGGGAGCGTGGCGTGA
- a CDS encoding lysine N(6)-hydroxylase/L-ornithine N(5)-oxygenase family protein produces the protein MRTHDLLGIGLGPFNLGLACLADPLRASDGLDAVFLEARDAFAWHPGMLLDDATLQVPFLADLVTMADPTSRWSFLNYLKQSGHLYPFYIRESFYPLRREYDDYCRWAAERLDSVRFGEHVEAVEHDGEAYLVHSGSGRRFRSKRLVLGIGTAPRVPDALAPVADSPAATHSADYLAHKAALQAQDRITIVGSGQSAAEIYHDLLTEAPAHGYELVWLTRSPRFFPMEYTKLTLEMTSPEYGEYHRRLPAETRDRLARDQRHLFKGISAELVDAIFDLHYAQRVCGDGPRTTLLTNTEVTGSRTGAAGLELDLHHVETGERFGLNTGGLVLATGYAPTTPSFLDGVADRIRRDERGRYDVAADYSVDVAGGEIFVQNAEEHTHSLLAPDLGMGPYRSSVILAAVLGREVYPLEKRIAVQDFGVPDHLRTEVAR, from the coding sequence ATGCGGACCCACGACCTCCTCGGCATCGGGCTCGGCCCGTTCAACCTCGGCCTGGCCTGCCTGGCCGACCCGCTGCGCGCCAGCGACGGCCTGGACGCGGTCTTCCTCGAGGCCCGCGACGCCTTCGCCTGGCACCCCGGGATGCTGCTCGACGACGCCACCTTGCAGGTGCCGTTCCTGGCGGACCTGGTCACCATGGCCGACCCGACCTCGCGCTGGTCGTTCCTGAACTACCTCAAGCAGTCCGGGCACCTCTACCCCTTCTACATCCGGGAGAGCTTCTACCCGCTGCGCCGCGAGTACGACGACTACTGCCGCTGGGCCGCCGAGCGGCTCGACTCCGTGCGGTTCGGTGAGCACGTCGAGGCCGTCGAGCACGACGGTGAGGCCTACCTGGTGCACTCCGGCAGCGGCCGCCGCTTCCGCAGCAAGCGGCTGGTGCTCGGCATCGGCACCGCCCCACGGGTGCCGGACGCGCTGGCGCCGGTGGCGGACAGCCCCGCCGCCACCCACTCCGCGGACTACCTGGCGCACAAGGCGGCGCTGCAGGCCCAGGACCGGATCACGATCGTGGGCAGCGGGCAGAGCGCCGCGGAGATCTACCACGACCTGCTCACCGAGGCCCCCGCCCACGGCTACGAGCTGGTGTGGCTGACCCGCAGCCCCCGGTTCTTCCCGATGGAGTACACCAAGCTCACCCTGGAGATGACCTCCCCGGAGTACGGCGAGTACCACCGCCGGCTGCCCGCGGAGACCCGCGACCGGCTGGCCCGCGACCAGCGGCACCTGTTCAAGGGGATCAGCGCCGAGCTGGTGGACGCGATCTTCGACCTGCACTACGCCCAGCGGGTGTGCGGCGACGGGCCGCGGACCACGCTGCTCACCAACACCGAGGTCACCGGCTCGCGCACGGGTGCGGCGGGTCTCGAGCTGGACCTGCACCACGTCGAGACCGGCGAGCGGTTCGGGCTGAACACCGGCGGCCTGGTCCTGGCCACGGGCTACGCCCCCACCACGCCGTCGTTCCTCGACGGTGTCGCCGACCGGATCCGGCGCGACGAGCGCGGCCGCTACGACGTCGCCGCGGACTACTCCGTCGACGTGGCCGGCGGTGAGATCTTCGTGCAGAACGCCGAGGAGCACACCCATTCCCTGCTCGCCCCCGACCTGGGCATGGGCCCCTACCGCAGCTCGGTGATCCTGGCCGCGGTGCTGGGCCGCGAGGTGTACCCGCTGGAGAAGCGGATCGCGGTGCAGGACTTCGGGGTGCCGGACCACCTGCGCACGGAGGTGGCCCGATGA
- the acs gene encoding acetate--CoA ligase, with protein MSDTEQTLANLLKEDRRFEPPAELAANANVTAEAYDAAAADPEAFWAAQAERLSWSQPWEQVLDWSEPPFAKWFVGGKLNAAYNCVDRHVEAGRGDKVALHWVGEPEGDARDLTYAELQAEVAKAANALIDLGVRTGDRVAIYMPMIPEAIVAMLACARLGAPHTVVFGGFSADALASRIVDCGAKVVITADGGYRRGAASALKPAVDDARGKAAEHGHTVDKVLVVRRTGQEVAFDEGTDVWWHDVVDGASSEHTPEAFDAEHPLYVMYTSGTTGKPKGILHTTGGYLTGAAYTHHAVFDLKPETDVYWCTADIGWVTGHSYIVYGPLANGVTQVLYEGTPDHPEPGRWWKIISDYKVSLFYTAPTAIRSFMKQGREVPDRHDLSSLRILGSVGEPINPEAYVWYRHVIGGDRTPVVDTWWQTETGAMMISPLPGVTAGKPGSAMTPLPGITAEVVDEDGNPVPNGSGGYLVVTEPWPSMLRTIYGDDKRFVDTYWSRFRKQGYYFAGDGAKKDDEGHIWVLGRVDDVMNVSGHRLSTTEIESALISHPKVAESAVVGATDPDTGQAVVAYVILRDEAGDGGPDIIKELSDHVRTQIGPIAKPRQIMIVPELPKTRSGKIMRRLLRDVAEGRDVGDTQTLADASIMELISASKATTTEE; from the coding sequence GTGAGCGACACCGAACAGACCCTGGCCAACCTGCTCAAGGAGGACCGGCGCTTCGAGCCGCCCGCCGAGCTCGCAGCGAACGCCAACGTCACCGCCGAGGCGTACGACGCCGCGGCTGCGGACCCGGAGGCGTTCTGGGCCGCCCAGGCCGAGCGCCTGAGCTGGTCCCAGCCGTGGGAGCAGGTGCTGGACTGGTCGGAGCCGCCGTTCGCGAAGTGGTTCGTGGGCGGGAAGCTCAACGCCGCCTACAACTGCGTGGACCGGCACGTCGAGGCCGGTCGCGGCGACAAGGTGGCCCTGCACTGGGTCGGCGAGCCCGAGGGCGACGCCCGCGACCTGACCTACGCCGAGCTGCAGGCGGAGGTCGCGAAGGCCGCGAACGCACTGATCGACCTCGGGGTGCGCACCGGGGACCGGGTGGCGATCTACATGCCGATGATCCCGGAGGCCATCGTCGCGATGCTGGCCTGCGCCCGGCTCGGGGCGCCGCACACGGTGGTGTTCGGCGGGTTCTCCGCCGACGCCCTGGCCTCGCGCATCGTCGACTGCGGCGCGAAGGTCGTCATCACCGCCGACGGCGGCTACCGGCGCGGGGCGGCCTCGGCGCTCAAGCCGGCCGTCGACGACGCCCGCGGCAAGGCCGCCGAGCATGGCCACACCGTGGACAAGGTGCTGGTCGTTCGTCGTACCGGCCAGGAGGTGGCCTTCGACGAGGGCACCGACGTGTGGTGGCACGACGTGGTCGACGGCGCCTCGAGCGAGCACACGCCCGAGGCGTTCGACGCCGAGCACCCGCTCTACGTCATGTACACCTCCGGCACCACCGGCAAGCCGAAGGGCATCCTGCACACCACCGGCGGCTACCTGACCGGCGCCGCCTACACCCACCACGCGGTCTTCGACCTGAAGCCGGAGACCGACGTGTACTGGTGCACCGCCGACATCGGCTGGGTCACCGGGCACTCCTACATCGTCTACGGCCCGCTGGCCAACGGCGTCACGCAGGTGCTCTACGAGGGCACGCCCGACCACCCGGAGCCCGGTCGGTGGTGGAAGATCATCTCCGACTACAAGGTCTCGCTCTTCTACACCGCGCCGACCGCGATCCGCTCCTTCATGAAGCAGGGCCGCGAGGTCCCCGACCGCCACGACCTGTCCTCGCTGCGGATCCTCGGCTCGGTCGGCGAGCCGATCAACCCCGAGGCCTACGTCTGGTACCGCCACGTCATCGGCGGCGACCGCACCCCGGTCGTCGACACCTGGTGGCAGACCGAGACCGGCGCGATGATGATCTCGCCGCTGCCCGGCGTCACCGCCGGCAAGCCGGGCTCCGCGATGACCCCGCTTCCCGGGATCACCGCCGAGGTCGTCGACGAGGACGGCAACCCGGTGCCCAACGGCTCGGGCGGCTACCTGGTCGTCACCGAGCCGTGGCCCTCGATGCTGCGCACCATCTACGGCGACGACAAGCGCTTCGTGGACACCTACTGGTCCCGGTTCCGCAAGCAGGGCTACTACTTCGCCGGCGACGGCGCGAAGAAGGACGACGAGGGCCACATCTGGGTGCTGGGCCGGGTCGACGACGTGATGAACGTGTCCGGTCACCGGCTCTCCACCACCGAGATCGAGTCCGCGCTGATCTCCCACCCCAAGGTGGCCGAGTCCGCCGTGGTCGGCGCCACCGACCCCGACACCGGACAGGCCGTGGTGGCCTACGTGATCCTGCGCGACGAGGCCGGCGACGGCGGTCCCGACATCATCAAGGAGCTCAGCGACCACGTGCGCACCCAGATCGGCCCGATCGCCAAGCCGCGCCAGATCATGATCGTGCCCGAGCTGCCGAAGACCCGTTCGGGCAAGATCATGCGTCGCCTGCTGCGCGACGTCGCCGAGGGCCGCGACGTGGGCGACACCCAGACCCTGGCGGATGCCTCCATCATGGAGCTGATCTCGGCCAGCAAGGCCACCACGACGGAGGAGTGA
- a CDS encoding GNAT family N-acetyltransferase, with protein sequence MSTRAITIEPVDLDRDLPLLHAWVTHPRSVFWMMQDASLDDVQRAYAAIAADPHHDAFLGRVDGRPTFLLETYDPAHDEQLAELPELAPGDLGMHVLVAPPADEPEPGLTTAVFHAVLDHCFADPSVRRVVVEPDVRNAKIRAKNVAAGFTELREVPLPGKTAMLSVLPREDRVHPDPRPVAVVPDEKHRDAPEGGAFGQGLPSADHLTPELMERAQRHLVAKAIAELSHERLIAPVVEDERTGTWRLDTGGEPGEPGASYVFTARVLPLEHWAIDEASIRRTVAGREVPLDAQELIAELAPVLEVPDALLPVYLEEIAATLAAGAWKLRHRDVPVADLIDADFQEIEAAMTEGHPGFIANNGRIGFSLDDYRAYAPETGATLRLHWVAARRDLTRLSLGEGETEQRLYDAELPPGVRDRFTAQLTGLGLDPADYLFLPVHPWQWQHKLAITFAPDVARRDLVHLGPGLDEHQPQQSIRTFFNRSRPRRHYVKTALAIQNMGFVRGLSPAYMAATPAINDWVAEVVHADPELRDCGFEVLREVAAIGYTGDAFHRLAGTSPYRKMIAALWRESPVPRLAEGEQLTTMAALLHRDAAGDALVTAWIKASPVDAADWVRAWLRCYLRPLVHCLAAYDLAFMPHGENLLLRLRDHVPTGAFMKDIGEEIAVMGDLPLPAEVERVRGDFPDDVKALAVHTDVFDGVLRHVAAILDADGLLPVEEFWAIARETIVAHAADHPELADAVARYDLLRPRFKHSCLNRLQLRNTLQMVDLSDQAESLIFAGTLANPVAVDRAGGSA encoded by the coding sequence ATGAGCACCCGCGCCATCACCATCGAGCCGGTCGACCTGGACCGCGACCTTCCGCTGCTGCACGCGTGGGTGACCCACCCCCGCTCGGTGTTCTGGATGATGCAGGACGCCTCCCTCGACGACGTGCAGCGCGCCTACGCCGCCATCGCCGCCGACCCGCACCACGACGCCTTCCTGGGCCGCGTCGACGGCCGGCCGACGTTCCTGCTGGAGACCTACGACCCCGCCCACGACGAGCAGCTCGCCGAGCTGCCCGAGCTGGCGCCGGGCGACCTCGGCATGCACGTGCTGGTGGCACCGCCCGCGGACGAGCCCGAGCCGGGCCTGACCACCGCGGTGTTCCACGCCGTGCTCGACCACTGCTTCGCCGACCCGTCCGTGCGCCGCGTCGTGGTGGAGCCGGACGTGCGCAATGCCAAGATCCGCGCCAAGAACGTCGCCGCCGGGTTCACCGAGCTGCGCGAGGTCCCGCTGCCCGGAAAGACCGCCATGCTCTCCGTCCTGCCGCGCGAGGACCGGGTCCACCCCGACCCCCGTCCCGTCGCGGTAGTCCCTGACGAAAAGCACCGTGACGCGCCGGAAGGGGGTGCTTTTGGTCAGGGACTACCGTCCGCGGACCACCTGACGCCGGAGCTGATGGAGCGCGCCCAGCGGCACCTGGTGGCCAAGGCGATCGCCGAGCTGTCCCACGAGCGGCTGATCGCGCCGGTCGTCGAGGACGAGAGGACGGGCACCTGGCGGCTCGACACCGGCGGGGAGCCGGGCGAGCCGGGGGCGTCGTACGTCTTCACGGCGCGGGTGCTGCCACTCGAGCACTGGGCGATCGACGAGGCGTCGATCCGGCGCACCGTCGCGGGCCGCGAGGTGCCGCTGGACGCCCAGGAGCTGATCGCCGAGCTGGCACCGGTGCTCGAGGTGCCGGACGCGCTGCTGCCGGTCTACCTGGAGGAGATCGCCGCGACGCTGGCGGCGGGCGCGTGGAAGCTGCGGCACCGCGACGTACCGGTCGCCGACCTGATCGATGCAGACTTCCAGGAGATCGAGGCCGCGATGACCGAGGGCCACCCCGGCTTCATCGCCAACAACGGCCGGATCGGGTTCTCCCTGGACGACTACCGGGCCTACGCCCCCGAGACCGGCGCGACGCTGCGGCTGCACTGGGTCGCCGCCCGACGCGACCTCACCCGGCTCTCGCTGGGCGAGGGCGAGACCGAGCAGAGGTTGTACGACGCCGAGCTGCCCCCCGGCGTCCGCGACCGGTTCACCGCACAGCTCACCGGGCTGGGCCTGGACCCGGCCGACTACCTGTTCCTGCCGGTGCACCCGTGGCAGTGGCAGCACAAGCTGGCGATCACGTTCGCCCCCGACGTGGCGCGCCGCGACCTGGTGCACCTGGGCCCCGGCCTCGACGAGCACCAGCCGCAGCAGTCGATCCGCACGTTCTTCAACCGCAGCCGCCCGCGGCGGCACTACGTGAAGACCGCGCTGGCGATCCAGAACATGGGGTTCGTGCGCGGGCTCTCGCCGGCGTACATGGCCGCCACCCCGGCGATCAACGACTGGGTGGCAGAGGTGGTGCACGCCGACCCCGAGCTGCGCGACTGTGGCTTCGAGGTGCTGCGCGAGGTGGCCGCGATCGGCTACACCGGCGATGCCTTCCACCGGCTGGCCGGCACGTCGCCGTACCGCAAGATGATCGCGGCGCTGTGGCGCGAGAGCCCGGTGCCGCGACTGGCCGAGGGCGAGCAGCTGACCACGATGGCGGCGCTGCTGCACCGCGACGCCGCCGGCGATGCGCTGGTGACGGCATGGATCAAGGCCTCACCGGTGGACGCCGCGGACTGGGTGCGGGCCTGGCTGCGCTGCTACCTGCGTCCGCTGGTGCACTGCCTGGCCGCCTACGACCTGGCGTTCATGCCGCACGGGGAGAACCTGCTGCTGCGGCTGCGCGACCACGTGCCGACGGGGGCGTTCATGAAGGACATCGGCGAGGAGATCGCGGTGATGGGTGACCTGCCGTTGCCCGCCGAGGTGGAGCGGGTCCGGGGTGACTTCCCCGATGACGTGAAGGCGCTGGCCGTGCACACCGACGTGTTCGACGGCGTGCTGCGCCACGTCGCGGCGATCCTCGACGCCGACGGCCTGCTGCCGGTCGAGGAGTTCTGGGCGATCGCCCGGGAGACGATCGTCGCCCACGCCGCCGACCACCCGGAGCTGGCCGACGCCGTCGCCCGCTACGACCTGCTCCGGCCCCGGTTCAAGCACAGCTGCCTGAACCGGCTGCAGCTGCGCAACACCCTGCAGATGGTGGACCTCAGCGACCAGGCGGAGTCGCTGATCTTCGCCGGTACCCTGGCCAACCCCGTCGCCGTCGACCGTGCAGGAGGAAGCGCCTGA